From one Lycium barbarum isolate Lr01 chromosome 6, ASM1917538v2, whole genome shotgun sequence genomic stretch:
- the LOC132600423 gene encoding 4-hydroxy-3-methylbut-2-en-1-yl diphosphate synthase (ferredoxin), chloroplastic has protein sequence MAAGAVPASFTGLKSKENGLGFAKSMNFVKVSDLQRVKFRRTKVSVIRNAANSGQETIELQPASEGSPLLVPRQKYCESIHKTVRRKTCTVMVGNVAIGSEHPIRIQTMTTTDTKDVAATVEQVMKIADAGADIVRITVQGKKEADACFEIKNSLVQKNYNIPLVADIHFAPSVALRVADCFDKIRVNPGNFADRRAQFEQLEYTEDDYQKELEHIEEVFTPLVEKCKKYGRAMRIGTNHGSLSDRIMSYYGDSPRGMVESAFEFARICRKLDYHNFVFSMKASNPVVMVQAYRLLVAEMYVQGWDYPLHLGVTEAGEGEDGRMKSAIGIGTLLQDGLGDTIRVSLTEAPEKEIDPCRRLANLGKRAAALQQGVAPFEEKHRHYFDFQRRSGELPAQKEGDEVDYRGVLHRDGSVLMSVSLDQLKTPELLYRSLAAKLVVGMPFKDLATIDSILLRELPPLDDTDSRLALKRLVDISMGVITPLSEQLTKPLPNAMVLVTLKELSGGANKLLPEGTRLVVSVRGDESQDELEILKSTDVTMILHNLPYTEEKVGRVQAARRLFEYLSENSLNFPVIHHIQFPKDTHRDDLVIGAGTNAGALLVDGLGDGLLLEAPDQDFDFLRNTSFNLLQGCRMRNTKTEYVSCPSCGRTLFDLQEISAQIREKTSHLPGVSIAIMGCIVNGPGEMADADFGYVGGAPGKIDLYVGKTVVRRGIQMEHATDALIQLIKDHGRWVDPPTEE, from the exons ATGGCGGCAGGAGCTGTTCCAGCTTCATTTACAGGCCTAAAGAGCAAAGAAAATGGTTTGGGGTTCGCAAAAAGTATGAACTTCGTAAAAGTTTCTGACTTGCAGAGGGTTAAGTTTCGGCGAACCAAGGTTTCTGTTATAAGAAATGCAGCAAATTCTGGTCAAGAAACCATTGAACTTCAGCCTGCCTCAGAAGGGAGTCCACTACTAG TTCCTAGGCAAAAATATTGTGAATCCATACACAAAACTGTCAGAAGAAAGACCTGCACCGTGATGGTTGGGAACGTGGCTATTGGTAGCGAACATCCAATTAGAATTCAAACAATGACCACAACAGATACCAAAGACGTTGCTGCAACAGTAGAACAG GTGATGAAAATAGCTGATGCAGGAGCTGATATAGTTCGAATTACAGTCCAAGGGAAGAAAGAAGCTgatgcatgttttgaaattaaaaATTCTCTGGTGCAAAAGAA TTACAACATCCCTCTGGTGGCTGACATTCATTTTGCTCCTTCCGTTGCACTTCGAGTGGCAGACTGCTTTGACAAAATACGTGTCAATCCTGGAAACTTTG CTGACAGGCGGGCCCAGTTTGAGCAATTAGAGTACACCGAAGATGACTATCAGAAAGAACTCGAGCATATTGAGGAG GTCTTTACACCATTGGTGGAAAAATGTAAGAAGTATGGACGGGCCATGCGCATTGGAACAAACCATGGGAGCCTTTCAGATCGCATTATGAGCTATTATGGGGACTCACCTAGGGGAATG GTTGAATCAGCATTTGAATTTGCACGAATTTGTAGAAAGTTGGACTATCACAATTTTGTCTTCTCAATGAAAGCCAGCAATCCAGTAGTTATGGTTCAGGCGTATCGACTTCTTGTAGCTGAGATGTATGTTCAAGGATGGGATTATCCTTTACACTTGGGAGTTACTGAAGCTGGTGAAGGTGAGGATGGAAGGATGAAGTCTGCAATCGGTATTGGCACACTTCTTCAG GATGGTCTGGGTGATACAATAAGGGTTTCCCTAACTGAAGCTCCAGAGAAGGAGATAGATCCCTGTCGACGGTTGGCAAACCTTGGAAAAAGAGCAGCTGCGCTTCAGCAAGGAGTG GccccttttgaagaaaagcacaGACATTATTTTGACTTCCAACGTAGGTCAGGGGAATTGCCAGCTCAAAAGGAG GGTGATGAAGTAGACTACAGAGGCGTGTTGCATCGAGATGGTTCTGTTCTCATGTCTGTTTCATTGGATCAATTAAAG ACCCCTGAACTTTTGTACAGATCATTAGCGGCAAAGCTTGTCGTTGGCATGCCATTTAAG GATCTGGCAACTATAGACTCAATCTTGTTGAGGGAACTTCCACCACTAGATGATACAGATTCT CGTCTAGCTCTCAAGAGGTTGGTCGACATAAGCATGGGAGTTATTACTCCTCTCTCAGAGCAATTGACAAAGCCATTACCCAATGCCATGGTCTTGGTTACTCTGAAGGAGTTGTCTGGTGGTGCTAACAAGCTTCTTCCAGAAG GTACACGATTGGTTGTGTCTGTGCGTGGCGATGAATCACAAGACGAGTTGGAAATCCTTAAGAGCACTGATGTTACTATGATTCTTCATAATCTGCCATATACAGAGGAAAAAGTTGGCAGGGTTCAAGCAGCCAGGAG GCTTTTTGAGTATCTTTCTGAGAATTCCTTGAACTTTCCGGTGATTCATCACATACAATTTCCCAAGGACACCCACAG GGATGACTTGGTGATTGGTGCGGGGACAAATGCCGGAGCCCTCTTGGTAGATGGGCTTGGAGATGGTCTTCTCTTGGAAGCTCCAGACCAGGACTTTGATTTTCTTAGAAATACATCTTTCAATTTGCTTCAAGGTTGCAGAATGCGGAACACAAAAACG GAGTATGTGTCATGCCCATCCTGTGGCAGAACTTTATTTGATCTTCAAGAGATAAGCGCTCAAATAAGGGAAAAGACGTCACACTTGCCTGGTGTTTCG aTTGCCATCATGGGTTGCATTGTGAATGGACCTGGGGAGATGGCTGATGCTGACTTTGGATATGTCGGTGGTGCTCCCGGGAAGATTGACCTTTACGTCGGCAAG ACGGTGGTGCGACGAGGTATTCAAATGGAGCATGCAACAGATGCATTGATCCAGCTAATTAAAGATCACGGTCGCTGGGTGGATCCTCCTACAGAGGAATAA
- the LOC132600422 gene encoding early nodulin-20-like isoform X1: protein MAKFHVLCMTFLFAILSIQQCICSHIPENSPSPAPSPESGGDLSSPPPIAATPESPSESPLSSPPAPSPEDRSPYSSPAPSPMDGEFLPTGTPSPAPAPSDSFASDISHETTVEVNESSSDGGMNGGKKAGVAFGVIAAACVVGLGALVYKKRRQNIRRAQFGYAARRDFL, encoded by the exons ATGGCGAAATTTCACGTGTTGTGTATGACATTTCTCTTTGCAATTTTGTCCATACAACAATGTATTTGTTCACATATACCTGAAAATTCACCAAGTCCGGCACCGTCACCGGAATCCGGTGGAGATCTAAGTTCTCCACCGCCAATCGCTGCGACTCCTGAAAGTCCGTCAGAGTCACCGTTAAGTTCTCCGCCGGCGCCTTCGCCGGAAGATCGCTCTCCATATTCTTCTCCGGCACCGTCACCTATGGACGGAG AGTTTTTGCCAACAGGTACTCCATCTCCTGCTCCGGCTCCGAGTGACTCGTTTGCGAGTGATATAAGCCACGAGACTACAGTCGAGGTGAACGAGTCGTCGTCCGATGGTGGAATGAACGGCGGAAAGAAGGCAGGAGTAGCATTCGGAGTGATAGCGGCGGCGTGTGTTGTAGGTCTGGGGGCATTGGTTTACAAGAAGCGCAGGCAGAATATCCGACGAGCACAGTTCGGGTACGCTGCTAGGAGAGATTTTCTTTGA
- the LOC132600422 gene encoding early nodulin-20-like isoform X2 has translation MAKFHVLCMTFLFAILSIQQCICSHIPENSPSPAPSPESGGDLSSPPPIAATPESPSESPLSSPPAPSPEDRSPYSSPAPSPMDGGTPSPAPAPSDSFASDISHETTVEVNESSSDGGMNGGKKAGVAFGVIAAACVVGLGALVYKKRRQNIRRAQFGYAARRDFL, from the exons ATGGCGAAATTTCACGTGTTGTGTATGACATTTCTCTTTGCAATTTTGTCCATACAACAATGTATTTGTTCACATATACCTGAAAATTCACCAAGTCCGGCACCGTCACCGGAATCCGGTGGAGATCTAAGTTCTCCACCGCCAATCGCTGCGACTCCTGAAAGTCCGTCAGAGTCACCGTTAAGTTCTCCGCCGGCGCCTTCGCCGGAAGATCGCTCTCCATATTCTTCTCCGGCACCGTCACCTATGGACGGAG GTACTCCATCTCCTGCTCCGGCTCCGAGTGACTCGTTTGCGAGTGATATAAGCCACGAGACTACAGTCGAGGTGAACGAGTCGTCGTCCGATGGTGGAATGAACGGCGGAAAGAAGGCAGGAGTAGCATTCGGAGTGATAGCGGCGGCGTGTGTTGTAGGTCTGGGGGCATTGGTTTACAAGAAGCGCAGGCAGAATATCCGACGAGCACAGTTCGGGTACGCTGCTAGGAGAGATTTTCTTTGA
- the LOC132600424 gene encoding ruvB-like protein 1 has product MRIEEVQSTTKKQRIATHTHIKGLGLEPNGTPLPLAAGFVGQAAAREACGLVVDMIRQKKMAGRALLLAGPPGTGKTALALGIAQELGSKVPFCPMVGSEVYSSEVKKTEVLMENFRRAIGLRIKENKEVYEGEVTELSPEEGESVTGGYGKSISHVIIGLKTVKGTKQLKLDPTIYDALIKEKVAVGDVIYIEGNSGAVKRVGRSDAFATEFDLEAEEYVPLPKGEVHKKKEIVQDVTLHDLDAANARPQGGQDILSLMGQMMKPRKTEITDKLRQEINKVVNRYVDEGTAELVPGVLFIDEVHMLDMECFSYLNRALESSLSPIVIFATNRGICTVRGTDMISPHGIPVDLLDRLVIVRTETYGPAEMIQILAIRAQVEGLEIDEESLAYLGEIGQQASLRHAVQLLSPASVVAKLNGRDKICKVDLDEVTSLYLDAKSSARLLQEQQDRYIS; this is encoded by the exons atgaggaTAGAAGAGGTACAATCAACCACTAAGAAGCAAAGAATTGCAACACATACTCACATTAAAGGCCTTGGTCTTGAG CCCAATGGGACACCACTACCATTGGCAGCTGGGTTTGTGGGTCAGGCAGCAGCCAGAGAAGCTTGCGGGCTTGTGGTTGATATGATACGCCAAAAGAAGATGGCCGGTCGTGCTTTACTGCTAGCGGGTCCACCTGGTACGGGAAAGACAGCTCTCGCCCTTGGTATAGCACAAGAACTTGGAAGCAAG GTTCCATTTTGCCCGATGGTTGGATCCGAAGTGTATTCATCAGAAGTGAAAAAAACTGAGGTCTTAATGGAAAATTTCCGCCGAGCTATTGGTCTCCGTATCAAAGAAAATAAGGAAGTTTATGAAGGAGAG GTGACTGAACTGTCTCCAGAAGAGGGTGAGAGTGTGACAGGTGGATATGGTAAAAGCATTAGCCATGTTATAATTGGGTTAAAAACTGTGAAAGGTACCAAACAGTTGAAGCTTGACCCTACAATATATGATGCCTTAATTAAAGAGAAG GTAGCTGTTGGTGATGTCATTTACATTGAAGGAAATAGTGGAGCAGTTAAAAGAGTGGGCAGAAGTGATGCTTTTGCCACAGAATTTGATCTTGAGGCGGAGGAGTATGTCCCTCTCCCTAAAGGAGAGGTTCACAAAAAGAAGGAAATAGTCCAG GATGTTACATTGCATGATCTTGATGCTGCAAATGCACGACCACAAGGAGGACAAGATATATTGTCCCTTATGGGTCAAATGATGAAACCTAGGAAAACTGAGATTACTGACAAGTTGCGACAAGAGATAAACAAG GTTGTCAATCGTTATGTTGACGAAGGTACTGCTGAGCTTGTTCCTGGTGTCTTATTTATCGATGAG GTTCATATGCTTGATATGGAATGCTTTTCGTACTTGAATCGTGCCTTGGAGAGTTCACTGTCTCCAATTGTGATTTTTGCCACTAACAGAGGCATTTGTACTGTCAG AGGAACAGATATGATTAGTCCACATGGCATTCCAGTTGACTTGTTAGATCGGTTGGTGATCGTCAGAACTGAAACTTATGGTCCAGCTGAAATGATACAG ATTTTAGCGATACGTGCTCAGGTGGAGGGACTAGAGATAGATGAAGAAAGCCTTGCTTATTTGGGAGAGATCGGACAACAAGCTTCCTTAAG GCATGCTGTTCAGCTGCTATCGCCTGCCAGTGTAGTTGCCAAATTGAATGGTCGTGACAAAATCTGCAAG GTGGATCTAGACGAAGTGACTTCATTGTACTTGGATGCAAAGTCTTCTGCACGACTTCTTCAGGAGCAGCAGGATAGATACATCTCATGA